Below is a genomic region from Rosa chinensis cultivar Old Blush chromosome 5, RchiOBHm-V2, whole genome shotgun sequence.
ATTGATCTGAGACTTGTGCATTGAGGGCAATATGTTAAGTGATGTATGCATTGATTACTAATACAAAGATTTGGGTGTTTATGTTTCAGAAGCACTTGCACAGACCATGGCAGCTGGAGTGAGAGCAAGAGTTTCTTTTCAACAAGCTTATAGGACCAAAAAGGCAGCACTGAAGAGGGAAAGAGCAATATGCTAAGGTACAAGACTATGCAAAGGAGTTGAAGAGGGTGGATCCTGACACAACAGTTGAGATAATTTGTGACTTCAACAACACTGAGAAGCTCCCTGTTTTTCAGAGGATGTATGTGTGCTTAGGAGCTCTGAAGAGGGGTTTTAGGGCTGGTTGCAGACCAATTTTTGGATTTGATGGGTGCCACCTTAAGAGTGCATTTGGTAGTCAGTTGTTGGCAACTGTGGGGTTGGATCCTAACAACACCACATATGTTGTTGCATATGCTATGGTGGAGATGGAAAGTAAAGATTCATGGGATTGGTTTCTGGGGATTTTGGTGAATGACCTAGACATTAGGGGAGAAGGAAATGGGTATACCATAATTTCTGACAAGCAGAAAGGGTTGCTTCCAGCTTCTGAAGCTGTTCTCCCACTAGCAGAACACAGGTTCTGTGTCAGGCATCTTTGGACAAATTTCAACAAGTTGTTCCCAGGAAAGTCATAAAAGACCAGCTTTGGGAAATTGCAAAATCCACTACAATGGCTTATTATTAGAAGGAGATGGTCCTCATGAAGCAGATGGACCCAGGATCATATGACTGGTTAACAGGTAAGTTTCATTCACCCAATTTTGATTTACTTATTCCTACATGATATCATTAGGATACTAGGGTTTAACAGTTGGTCTATTATGATGTGCAGATCCTAGAAGATCACCTAAGCACTGGTCTAGAGCACACTTTGGCACTGTTCTAAAATGTGATGTGCTTCTAAACAACCTTTGTGAAAGCGTCAATGCCTTCATCCTACCTGCAAGGTCCAAGCTAGTCATATCATGCTTTGAGGATATTAgagtgaagatgatgaagaggattgCCATGAGGAAAGAGAAGATAAGCTGAATTGTAGACCCTATCTGCCCCAAGCCTAGAGAAATTCTAGAGAAGAACAAAGTCAAGTCTACAACAGATTGCATCCCTTATGGTACTGGCAGCCAACAAATTGAGGTAGAAAGCATTGGGGGATCTAAATATATGGTTGATTTGAGTAGAAGAACTTATGCTTGTAGGAGATGGGATCTCACTAGCATACCATGCAAGCATGCCATATCTGCAATCAATTTCATGAGGCAGAAACCTGAAGACTATGTGGATGCATGCTACCAGACAAGCACCTACATGGCCATTTACTCTAACACTGTGAAACATGTTAATAGTATGGACTTATGGCTCCCTTCTGATGAACCTGCCATCCTCTCGCCACAATACAATAGGCAGCCTGGTAGGCCAAGGACCAAGAGGATAAAAGATGCATCTGAGAAGGAGACTGATGGTCCTAAGCTTGGAAGGGTTCAAAAATCACTGAAGAGTAGCAATTGTTGCATTTTGGGCCACAATAAGAAGACTTTCCATAGGCACCTATCACCTAAGATAGCAGCAGCTAAAGGTACCAAGAAGAGAAAGCTCAACAATGGAGATGCATCAACTACTCAACCTTAGGTTGCTTCTGCTCATGATTTGTTATTGGTTTTTGACTTTGGAGTTATGCCTTTTTGTTATTATACTGACCACCTTACATACTCTAGCCAAAGGGTAGCAAAAGGCCCCTAAAGTAAAAGAATGAGCTCAGATCAAAGGCAAAGCAGAAAGCTGTGGAACAAAAGGTAGTTTCAATATGAACTTCTTGTGATGGTGATTATACTGAAATGTGAGTTGTTTaaaaatgtgatttttggttcTGCCCTTATAGAATAAATACAATGAAAAGAAGGCAGCAGCAAGAGCTTCAATAGCTAGACCTACTGCAACCAAAGGTAGACCACCAAGAGCTCCCTCAAGCAAGGGTAAAGATGCTTCTGCACAAACTTCACAAGCTTCATCCAGGTCATTTGTAAGGATTAGAGAAAATGCAAAGAGTGGTGGAAAATAGAGCAAAGGGACAATCTGATTAGCAACCAAGGTTAGGAGATAGAGATGCATGTTGCAATATTTTTGTGCAACCTTGTGCTGTGTCACATGGTTGCTAGGTCTAATCTTTTGCCTAGATGATTAGACCTAGAATTTATGCAACTCTTTCCgaactgtttttttttgttagtttgGATGTAAAACAAAACACTGGATATGCATCTACTTGGCTGCTAATGCTAATGATTAGGTACAATTTGTGCAAATTATTTGGGTTTGGTCATTTTATGGTGATTTTCTCATTTCGCAACCCTTTATGGTATGTTTGCAAGATTACAACCCTTTATGTTCGGTTTTGTTGGCAACAACTTTGGTGTTTTTTTtaggactaatttcagtttacccccctgaggttaggggtcgtcatcatgttagtccctcgagtttcaatttaatcagtaacacccttgtactctccaaattcatcagcctTGTCCAATTTTTGGACCTCCGTCTAAATTGGCTGTTAAATCTGTTATGTGGGCCCCACGTAGGGGGTAAAATGGTAATTTTGAGCtccaaattataaaaaaatataaaaaaaattctgttttttcctttcttttttcttcattttttttgttttttttctgtttcttcgcttattattattttatttttttaattttgtcttcaacctatacaccacaagttataataggtttataaaaaaatactctaggtgtttctttttattttttatttttataaattttgttttcaacctatacaccacaagttataataggtttataaaaacaaaaaaaaatactctaggtggttaaaaagtcgctcgctggtctacgatatttatgatatatctccgataaagcgaaaaattttaggatatatttgtaaaatatatctataaaatataataggattataaagtgaagaataataggatatatccccaataaagtgaagaaatatttgtaaaatatgattaaaaaaataaatacagatatttctttactttattggggatatatcctaaaattcttcgctcgctggtctacgatatttgtggaacatctaggatatatcctcaataaagtgaagaaatatctgtatttatttttttaatcatattttatagatatttcttcactttattagggatatatcctaaaattcttcactttataaacctattatattttacaaatatatcctaaaattcttcgctttatcggagatatatcacaaatattgtaGACGAGCGAGTGGctttttaaccacctagagtatttttttttgtttttataaacctattataacttgtggtgtataggttgaagacaaaattattaaaaaaaaaaaataataataataataataataataataagagaagaaaaagaaaaaaaaaacaaggaaaaaaatgtaaatgaaaaaaaaaacataaaaaaaaatgcagaaaaaaaaattctttctttttatatatatatattttttgtcttgaaatgaccattttaaccctcaaaagtcagacttaacggtccaaattggacggaatagtagaaattggacacggctgatgaatttggagagtacaagggtgttactgattaaattgaaactcgagagactaacatgatgacgacccttaacctcaggggggtaaactgaaattagtccttttttttattagttttggTACTTAATATAGGTTGATTACCATATTagattaggattaatttcaattttggagGCAAAATATGTGAAAATGTCGATTATGCCCTCCTGGAACTGTTCAAAATCTAACATGTGGGCTCAAGTGTAGGGTCCAACTCGGCAGCTGACGTCACAAATGGAGGGAGATTTAAAATTTGGACAAGGCTGACCGCTGATGACATTTGAGAGAACAGGGACGaccgtgattaaaaaaaatgaggGACCAAAGTTTTGGCCTAAAGtttgagggactaaactgaatttagtccaatttttttctatatttattGTGAGGGTTATTTTCAATATTATGTTTATTATCGATCTATTTACGTTTTAATAGATTCTTTATATTAATATGTAATAATTATTTGATCGTTATATGGTTTATAAGGCTAATTATGGTGATCGGAAAGTGTGACCTATATAAGGTGCATGGCTAGAGTTGGAAGGCATATGGTTGGAAGACGGGTGGTTGGATTACGTATCAATGTGGGCAAATAGACATGTGTGAGATTATTTGTGGGATCAGTTGTGAGTGATAATCCACCATAATGCAACTACTCTAGTGCAAGACCCTATCCACCTAAAGTCCTCTTACATATTATACATATATCCCCCATGTTCCAATACTCTTTGTGGTTTACAATGTTCAATGGGGCAAAGTGGGGCAActctttctaatgaagacctatTAGACAACAGGGTtaatgttaggaggtgttggcatctctagcttaAAAAACCTTCAtattcattagagaatccaacttaacctggatcacatcttttcatttaggccaaattaGCATAATCCAATCATTCTCCTTAGAAAGTACTGCAGTCTCAGGCTTCACATTCAAAAGATCAAACTTCCAAGCAACAACAGGTTTGTAAATCTTCTCGAGCCCATTGTCAGCACTGCCATGTAAAAACAACACTGCTTCCTTCCCATCCTGCCTATCACCCTTACTCCATTGAATTGGCAAGAGATAGGCTCTTCCTTGCCATCTATAAAGTAGTAATTCGAAACCGAAAGCTGCATTGCCTCAGCCTCATCATCTGACGATTCCATCTCCTCCTTGAATTCAAACAATTCTTTCACCCctaaaatcaaaattcaaagaacgAGCTCTCTAGTAAAATCACAACCGGACCAGGTCACCAAAAGATCACTGGAAATTAAACCACCAAAGACAGGGATTTTCTTCctaaacaaaattgaaagaaCGAACTCTCTAGTAAAACCAGTAATTGGACAAGGTCACTGGAAAATCGCCGGAAATTAAAGCACCTAAGATAGGGAAAGCCTAGGGTTTCGATTCTGGAAAAATTGAATTCTGTTCTGAAAAGTGTTTCGAAAGGAAGCAAGGAATCTTTACCTGAAAGCTTGGTTTGTTGATCGATGGACGGCGAAGGGGAGCAGGCGTTTGGGTTGAATGGAGTTGACTATGTGTGGTAATTAAACTTGAAAACTTAATATGCACCAGCACAGTTTTATACCCATCCCACcgatttttacttttttattggGTTACTGACACCGTCGGGGAAAGGACATGGtaacaaatttttttgttttttttgttttttgtttttttcaaacATCAATagcaaaacacataaaagtctTCATTATATCCTTATTAATATGCTAATAAGAAAATTAGTTTGTTAGTAAGGGTGTTTCATTTGGGATTTGCTTTTAAGAATGATAAAAACGCTTTAAAATTAGTAAAAATATTTCTAAATAAATGTAAACAATCATGCACGCTATTTCTTCCTTGGCGCCGAGGATTTTATACCCGTGTTCTCTTTTcaagccattttttttttcaacatcaAAATAGAGATTTCATTAGTCTCAAGGCTAGAATGATACATACAACACCTCAATGCGCTTGTGCCCTAAAGCAGTGGCCAAGTAGGTAAGGGAAAATTAGTACCACCAACTAGTACAAGGAAGCTCAATTATTTCAAGAGGCTACATGACTTCGTAAAGTTGTtccacacaaaataaaaaaatcttgaaTCTCCCTTCGTCGATGCACTCAATTATGGTACTTCAGCAAATTCATTTACTTGGTGTAAAAACAACCCCATAATATGCAAGCTAGCAAAATCTACTTCAAACGAAACAAATTATCATGGAACAATCCCCCGTTATCTCAAACAAGAAACCCTAAAAAATAAGGGCCCATCACACTAGTCCAAACTTGAACCCATATCCAAGAAGCACCCTAGCCTATTTGGGGAACCCAAATTGCTTTGGACACCCTAACATCTTTGGGCACCCCAATTTAATGTGTCATCATTGTTGACACTATATTTCCTTCAGAAAAATTGTTTTGAAACATGCAAGGAGTTAAGCAGCCATCACCTTTTATAGAAAACAGTATCTTAATCATACTATATAGAGAAAAATAATAGATAGaataatttgtttttctttaaatCCTAACAACTATAAAATAATCATAAACAAATAATATCAACAAATTACTTATGAAAATTAAATACCAAAGATGAAACGTAACCAAGCACCACAGAACTTCCAATATGTACACTCATCTTGCAATCCGGCGCAAGGCTTATTACACCGACACAGCTGATACTGGCTTTAAGAATAGATAATTATTTAAGACTATTTACTGCAATTGGTGAGGATGAGTAATACCACACCAAGTAATACCACACAAGTACCACTAGAACGGGCAACAACACGCAAGTGCTACTGCATTGGGAAAAAAACTTCACGTGTTACTATATCGAGCGACAACACACGGGTGCTACTGCATCGACCATATCATATCTATTAATTTGATCATGAGAATACTAGTTCAGTGTCAACATTTGAACCTCCACTGTAGAATACAGTCTTTAATTATACAATAATCGAGTGTCACTATTTTGAATACTACACCGACCGACAACACGCTAGTGTGACTGCTTCAACCTGCAATGCAAGGGTACTACTGCCCCGATCAATATTGCGCATTAAGAATATCCtccaaaaaacaaaaccagTGAAGCTAGAAAGATCAAAGAAGGTTTCTCCTCCATCTATTTTTGATCCTCTAATTAATAACCATGTAATTGGCAGCGGGCCAAAGATGGTGAGAGGAAGATACATGGATgatagtttttttgttttttttttcttttttcttttttatgaagTTAGCAAAATACAAATGAGTATTAGAATTTAGAAAATTAGATGGAAAATCTTAATTATCGGCGACTAAGATTATTGCTAGGTATAAACAGCCACACCTAGGGTATCCGATCTCTCTATGTTGTTCCTCATTCCAGTTGCTCCAAACTCTGCAGTACCGACAGACCATCGATGACTCCCACGAAGGCCTATCACCACCCATGAGAAAGTTTGTACCGTTATCATCTGAGTGTTGGCCAAGCTACCAATCCTATAAGCAATTCTATTATGCATACTAGATCCCAAAGCAATTCTAATTTTTGTGGTGCCAACCCACAGCTAGACGTGTCCATGCTTTCCTTTTACATCTCAACTACCAAAAACCTTTCCACCCTAGCATCTTTTGTTGAGTGACAATTCAACCATTTCCCTTGCATGCTCTTTTATGTCACCCCATTGCAACCGTCCTCAAGTCTCATGAACCTGGTTATTCCAGTAGCCAAGAAGACTATGATCATAACTTCTCTTTGTTACCACTCTGAGAAGATCTCTCTTTATGTCCCTCTGCTGCAACTTCTCCATCATCAAAATCATGACCAAGGGATTGTCTATGATGACCACTAGTGAACATGAAAGTTTCTCCATATTGGTCATGATTACCAATCCAATGATCttcaatttcaaaatttcttcCCAAAACCCTTCTGATATAGAAATGTGACCTTGCTCTTGAGCTATGGCCTTGAATTTAGGCAA
It encodes:
- the LOC112203742 gene encoding uncharacterized protein LOC112203742; its protein translation is MVDLSRRTYACRRWDLTSIPCKHAISAINFMRQKPEDYVDACYQTSTYMAIYSNTVKHVNSMDLWLPSDEPAILSPQYNRQPGRPRTKRIKDASEKETDGPKLGRVQKSLKSSNCCILGHNKKTFHRHLSPKIAAAKGTKKRKLNNGDASTTQP